Proteins found in one Paenibacillus borealis genomic segment:
- a CDS encoding SDR family NAD(P)-dependent oxidoreductase, with amino-acid sequence MRSIIERIASGAISKEEGLRQIAALKRSDKQVLLTFTKTLAEQPLTAAKGDSLGHVLVLAADGGLEPKLRSQFASLFRSLTFVVADEAATWPETGHDRLPLQSQEDYTRLLSGLEQQGRFPGSILHLLSQEEVGDGEADAAMESGVYSMFALTKALLSFKKRAKVNILFQYKQAENHAVHAALDGFVKSVMIENPSLLYKAVSTDLSREAFDPQLLEQLLLELGSMQNGHREIHYRGSRRYVPFFERHTAPADPIPVRQQSPAARPAYLITGGLGALGYTLARHLADTCGASLILTGRTPLNRALEEKLQALHRNGNQVLYVRADVANPADTQALLSEVKAGFPRLHGILHCAGMTSDSFILHKEQEELERVLAAKVAGTRNLYEAFGQEPLDFMLLFSSISAVTGNMGQSDYAYANSFMDHFANEKRAAAGVNILSVNWPLWQEGGMTTTADSLDIMQRNLGISVLPTAEGLDAFDRISRHMTGNAVVLYGDAARIDQAVKAMNYPEQEDKASAATEVDAAGPASLPEGSSTISIDTEALKQGAEQYLKNIFIKVTKIPPHALGLDDSFEKIGFDSIMAMSINEELEAVFGELSKTLLFEYQTLRELSEYFTEQHGDTLAGLIEPPAPKKAAAPQALRSDARPQLTGKTPVPPKRIQPSANAGQAARQRDRSRVNEDIAIVGVSGKFPMSPDLQAFWNNLLQAQDCITEIPADRWSIDEFYTTDKNQLGKMYCKWGGFLDDVDRFDALFFNISPREAEIMDPQERLFLECAYSAIEDAGYTPGTLGSRKVGVFAGVMYGQYQLLDAEVDGNKIALSSVYASIANRVSYHLNLNGPSIALDTMCSSSLTSIHLACDSIRRGESDFAIAGGVNVSIHPDKYIFLSQQKFAASDGRCRSFGEGGDGYVPGEGVGAVLLKTVDRAVQDGDHIYAVIKASSINHGGKTTGYTVPNPSMQGAVIQETLQAAGIHPRTVNYIEAHGTGTSLGDPIEVSGLVKAFKEGTGDKQFCAIGSVKSNIGHCESAAGIAAITKVLLQMKYGVLVPSLHSEELNGHINFEETPFYVQREVGPWERVSVREGGGQKEYPRRAGVSSFGAGGANAHIILEEYIPAPESRMQDGGGSEEPHIIVLSARAEDRLKAYALKLAQYLELPEAEAVSLKDIAYTLQVGRESFAERLAIIAGSVSELKALLDEFNQGGLPAGKVYRGNVKGFKDYIELFNAGQAGISYVDLLLDGGNTDKIAQLWSLGLDVDWRKLYEAGSCTRVPLPTYPFARNRYWVQEVKRREIRVPALLPETAGMGELVEHNLSTIDGYRFSSRSAVIGSSYEPYIWQGQEYMNGLGLLAFAREALELAGYKQEELLLENLVWSGLIDRQQLPPALDVHIFPDKGTGAAEIRIGEQAVFQCGAAKGADLTIDAAYATQDIPAAGQGVPVLKQARQALRSLYGMEAGLKNVTGLRQEKNLLLAFVDLGDAPADSLSAAAVNSACHTLLALAALEQPQRPAVLHSIRQMSFLHKPLQQFAVRAERTAGDEYTLAVLSSDGAVVWTLQGIRLADLQVQEVQERETTQYYTTEWTPSPQAAAGSLTGDIVLFLDDVQELPHFKRSFAAGARLIFVTAGEQYAQLGDNLYSLRFDNKQHIHTLLESLQARRVSLTQLIYLAASAVMKPQDKLNHSIYPLLFLTQALMESKAAAAIRLLYAFRDIGDAGSLLDASMGGFIKTLHLESPNYSFKTVSLASSLPQEETHSILEQELLLDPGEQEVRYTRAGRFVKRLVQAGSVVKPGNPVTVRANGVYIITGGLGGLGRVFAAYLAETAQAQLILTGRSPLDQEKAAKLAALRAHGGSAEYLVSDAAEEQEARELIGYVKQKYGRIDGILHCAGIHRDAFILNKDQAEFDQVISSKIISTLNLDQAAQEEKLDFILLFSSLTGETGNPGQADYAYANSFMNEFALYRERLAAAGARSGRTFSVAWPLWEADGMQLTAEQRRILELQTGLTPLPVQQGIAAFEFLLRQGNINPLIVGYGQPERVSRLLDRINRADQAEAKASPEELEDDSLSGTDLLEPTLHYLTELFSGLLKLQPGEIDITAEFEEYGIESVMVGYFNGKLEEDLGEISKTLLFEYQTLESLAAHMVSRYSSPLNKLFRSHGTGTKLQAPVGEQPEYKLLSPLLPNGAGSPSTADFAGQPVTSATRPLVWKELTSFAGQSGYRGAAHAAAGSSEEIAIIGLSGKYPLAGDIYEFWDNIAGGRDCISEIPADRWDYKKYQGGSFEKVQEGKMYSKWGGFLDDVDKFDPAFFNIAPREAVIMDPQERMFAETVWSALEDAGYTKKKLQREGEEHGANVGVFAGATTYSYQLWGPEEWERGNLSAMPNVSPWSIANRISYMFNFSGPSLAIDTACSSSLAAIHAACESLKNKECRLAVAGGVNLYLHPYKYVLMCQTKMLSPTGKCHSFGDDADGFVPGEGVGAVLLKPLSEAIKDKDHIYGVIKATGINHGGKVSGYTVPNPNAQVSLISKALKQAGVDAGSLSYVEAHGTGTKLGDPIEINALNQVFAEANPPKQSCAIGSVKSNIGHLEAAAGIASITKVLLQMKHRQLAPSIHAEQTNANIDFANSYFRVQHEPAPWTAAGTDGSAVRRAGISSFGAGGTNAYVLIEEYSADVQAGVTAAQSGSGSGAQVIVLSSKTPYSLKQMAVKLRSFLDRSPDTALADAAYTLQTGREEMACRLAFACASIAELQAKLDSYLAGEHPEDIYSGKVSKRTKGTVLTAGDAAEVAAEWVQGAEVDWTQLHSGQEVRIIPLPTYAFERERYWISRTESPLPAQGGEGRKLHPLVDRNLSSFSKQRYETVLKSDMNSVLVNTAFIELFRITAELSLESPCHVIEDVIWGVQPQPGAADSLVTSLYEAGAHIECETGYDNEQGEYVICAQGKVAAASSGHEAAAVPFRMAELGAPVAWPEHHAAAFQHIGAVHELRTGAHQAAIRVRLKETPDSERNQALLHYSAVDELLACLLRLAVQADRVEYRKLLRCTVLGPLTRDVQVHAKWRTMSDGLTAVDLSIVDPQQRVLVTMEELTLKLTGVSGINVVRPAISASV; translated from the coding sequence GTGAGATCAATTATTGAAAGGATTGCCAGCGGAGCCATCTCCAAGGAGGAAGGCCTCCGGCAGATTGCGGCGCTGAAGCGCTCGGATAAGCAAGTGCTCTTAACTTTCACCAAGACGTTGGCGGAACAGCCGCTCACAGCCGCTAAAGGGGACTCCCTCGGACATGTGCTCGTTCTGGCTGCCGATGGGGGCCTCGAACCCAAGCTGCGGAGCCAGTTTGCCTCCTTGTTCCGTTCACTTACGTTTGTAGTGGCGGATGAAGCTGCTACCTGGCCGGAAACAGGACATGACCGGCTTCCTCTGCAGAGTCAGGAGGATTATACGCGGCTGCTGTCCGGCCTGGAGCAGCAGGGACGTTTTCCCGGCAGCATTCTTCATCTCCTATCACAGGAGGAAGTAGGCGATGGTGAGGCGGATGCTGCCATGGAGAGCGGCGTATATTCAATGTTTGCGCTGACCAAAGCCCTTCTGTCCTTCAAAAAACGCGCAAAGGTTAATATCCTGTTTCAATATAAACAGGCGGAGAATCATGCGGTCCATGCTGCACTGGACGGTTTTGTGAAAAGCGTCATGATTGAGAACCCCAGCCTGCTGTACAAGGCAGTATCCACCGATCTCAGCCGTGAGGCTTTTGACCCGCAACTGCTGGAGCAGCTGCTGCTGGAGCTTGGCTCCATGCAGAACGGTCACCGGGAAATCCATTACCGGGGTTCCCGGCGGTATGTGCCGTTTTTTGAAAGGCATACTGCTCCGGCAGATCCAATTCCTGTCCGGCAGCAAAGTCCCGCAGCCCGTCCGGCTTACCTCATCACAGGCGGGCTAGGTGCACTCGGCTACACGCTGGCCCGGCATTTGGCGGATACCTGCGGGGCCAGCCTTATTTTAACCGGCAGAACGCCGCTGAACCGTGCGCTGGAAGAGAAGCTGCAGGCGCTGCACAGAAACGGCAATCAGGTGTTATATGTCCGTGCCGACGTGGCAAATCCAGCCGATACCCAGGCGCTGCTCTCCGAAGTCAAAGCCGGCTTCCCCCGGCTGCATGGCATCCTGCACTGTGCCGGAATGACCAGCGATTCCTTCATCCTGCATAAGGAGCAGGAAGAGCTTGAGCGGGTGCTGGCAGCGAAGGTTGCCGGTACGCGGAACCTGTATGAAGCTTTCGGGCAGGAGCCGCTGGACTTCATGCTGCTGTTCTCCTCCATCTCCGCCGTGACCGGCAATATGGGGCAGAGTGATTATGCTTACGCCAACAGCTTCATGGACCATTTTGCCAATGAGAAAAGAGCCGCTGCCGGTGTAAACATCCTCTCGGTCAACTGGCCGCTGTGGCAGGAGGGCGGGATGACGACGACAGCGGACAGCCTGGACATCATGCAGAGGAACCTGGGGATCTCGGTACTGCCTACGGCTGAGGGATTGGATGCCTTCGATAGGATCAGCCGCCACATGACGGGAAATGCTGTGGTGCTCTATGGCGATGCAGCGCGGATTGATCAGGCGGTGAAGGCGATGAATTATCCGGAGCAAGAGGACAAGGCAAGTGCCGCCACTGAGGTTGACGCTGCCGGACCTGCATCCTTGCCGGAAGGTTCATCCACTATCTCTATAGATACGGAGGCGCTGAAGCAAGGCGCGGAGCAGTATTTGAAGAATATTTTCATCAAGGTAACCAAAATTCCGCCGCATGCGCTGGGCCTGGACGATTCGTTCGAGAAAATCGGCTTTGATTCCATTATGGCGATGAGCATCAACGAGGAATTGGAGGCCGTCTTCGGCGAACTGTCCAAAACACTGTTGTTCGAATACCAGACGCTGCGGGAATTAAGCGAATATTTCACTGAGCAGCATGGAGATACACTCGCCGGATTAATCGAACCTCCGGCTCCCAAAAAAGCTGCCGCGCCGCAAGCTCTTCGTTCAGATGCGCGTCCGCAGCTCACGGGTAAAACGCCTGTTCCGCCCAAGCGGATCCAGCCGTCCGCAAACGCCGGGCAAGCTGCCAGGCAGCGGGACCGCAGCCGGGTGAATGAGGATATTGCGATCGTTGGCGTCAGCGGGAAATTCCCGATGTCCCCGGATCTGCAGGCGTTCTGGAACAACCTGCTTCAGGCGCAGGACTGCATTACCGAGATTCCCGCAGACCGCTGGAGCATTGACGAATTTTACACTACGGATAAGAACCAGCTCGGCAAAATGTACTGCAAATGGGGCGGCTTCCTTGACGATGTGGACCGCTTCGACGCTTTGTTCTTCAATATATCCCCCCGGGAAGCGGAGATTATGGACCCGCAGGAACGGCTGTTCCTGGAGTGCGCCTACAGTGCCATTGAGGATGCCGGATATACACCGGGTACGCTGGGCAGCCGCAAGGTCGGTGTTTTTGCCGGTGTGATGTACGGCCAGTATCAGCTCCTGGATGCAGAGGTCGACGGCAATAAAATCGCCTTGTCCTCCGTCTACGCGTCGATTGCCAACAGGGTGTCCTATCATCTCAACCTGAATGGGCCCAGCATCGCGCTGGATACGATGTGCTCCTCGTCGCTTACTTCGATCCATCTGGCCTGTGACAGCATCCGCCGGGGCGAGAGCGATTTTGCAATTGCGGGGGGTGTGAATGTCTCGATTCATCCCGATAAATACATATTCTTAAGCCAGCAGAAGTTCGCGGCCAGCGACGGGCGATGCAGAAGCTTCGGCGAAGGCGGAGACGGATATGTTCCCGGGGAAGGTGTTGGCGCCGTTTTACTGAAAACCGTGGACCGGGCAGTACAGGATGGCGATCATATCTATGCCGTAATCAAGGCCAGCTCGATCAACCATGGCGGCAAAACCACAGGCTATACGGTGCCGAATCCGTCCATGCAGGGTGCGGTGATCCAGGAAACCTTGCAGGCTGCGGGAATCCATCCGCGTACGGTCAATTATATTGAAGCCCATGGCACCGGAACCTCGCTCGGTGATCCGATTGAAGTCAGCGGCCTGGTCAAGGCCTTCAAGGAAGGGACAGGTGACAAGCAGTTTTGTGCCATCGGCTCGGTGAAGTCGAACATCGGACACTGCGAATCTGCCGCCGGCATCGCAGCTATTACCAAGGTGCTGCTGCAAATGAAGTACGGTGTGCTGGTTCCCTCGCTTCATTCCGAGGAGCTGAACGGCCACATTAACTTTGAGGAAACGCCTTTTTATGTGCAGAGAGAGGTTGGCCCGTGGGAACGCGTATCGGTGCGGGAAGGCGGAGGGCAGAAGGAATATCCGCGCCGGGCAGGAGTCAGCTCATTTGGGGCAGGCGGAGCCAACGCGCATATTATCCTGGAGGAATACATCCCTGCTCCCGAGAGCCGTATGCAAGACGGCGGCGGCAGCGAAGAACCGCACATCATTGTCTTATCCGCCCGAGCGGAGGACCGGCTGAAGGCTTACGCGCTGAAGCTGGCACAATATCTGGAGTTGCCGGAGGCTGAAGCGGTCAGTCTTAAGGACATCGCCTATACCCTGCAGGTGGGACGGGAGTCTTTTGCGGAGAGGCTGGCGATTATTGCCGGTTCGGTCTCCGAGCTGAAAGCGCTGCTGGACGAATTCAATCAGGGCGGCCTGCCTGCAGGCAAGGTATACCGGGGCAATGTCAAAGGCTTCAAGGATTATATAGAGCTGTTCAACGCGGGCCAGGCGGGAATCTCTTATGTAGACCTGCTGCTGGACGGCGGCAATACCGATAAAATAGCCCAGCTCTGGTCCTTGGGACTGGATGTGGACTGGCGGAAGCTGTACGAAGCAGGCAGCTGCACAAGAGTGCCGCTTCCGACCTACCCCTTTGCCCGGAACCGTTATTGGGTCCAAGAGGTGAAGCGGCGGGAAATCCGCGTTCCGGCTCTGCTCCCGGAGACTGCGGGTATGGGAGAACTGGTAGAGCATAATCTGTCCACCATCGACGGCTACCGTTTCTCTTCCCGGTCTGCGGTGATCGGCAGCAGCTATGAGCCCTACATCTGGCAGGGACAAGAGTATATGAACGGGCTCGGGCTGCTGGCGTTTGCGCGGGAAGCACTGGAGCTGGCCGGCTATAAGCAGGAAGAGCTGCTGCTGGAGAATCTGGTGTGGTCGGGTCTGATTGACCGGCAGCAGCTTCCGCCGGCGCTGGACGTTCACATTTTCCCGGACAAGGGAACCGGAGCAGCCGAGATACGGATCGGGGAGCAGGCCGTCTTTCAATGCGGGGCCGCTAAGGGAGCGGACCTGACTATAGATGCAGCCTATGCCACCCAAGATATTCCAGCTGCGGGTCAAGGTGTACCGGTCCTGAAGCAGGCCCGGCAGGCACTCCGCTCACTCTATGGTATGGAGGCCGGACTGAAGAATGTCACCGGCCTGCGGCAAGAGAAGAACCTGTTGCTGGCCTTCGTTGATCTCGGTGACGCCCCGGCTGATTCACTCTCCGCCGCAGCCGTGAATTCAGCCTGCCACACCCTGCTGGCCCTCGCCGCGCTGGAGCAGCCGCAGCGTCCCGCAGTCCTGCATTCCATCCGGCAAATGTCATTCCTGCACAAGCCGCTGCAGCAATTCGCGGTTCGTGCCGAGCGTACTGCCGGGGATGAATATACACTGGCTGTATTAAGCAGTGATGGAGCAGTGGTCTGGACGCTGCAAGGCATCCGGCTTGCTGATCTTCAGGTACAGGAAGTACAGGAACGGGAAACCACCCAGTATTACACCACGGAGTGGACACCAAGTCCGCAGGCGGCGGCCGGAAGTCTGACGGGTGATATTGTGCTGTTCCTGGACGATGTGCAGGAGCTGCCGCACTTCAAGCGCAGCTTCGCAGCAGGTGCAAGGCTGATCTTCGTCACCGCCGGGGAGCAATATGCCCAGCTCGGCGACAATCTCTACAGCTTGCGCTTTGACAACAAGCAGCATATCCATACGCTGCTGGAGTCCCTGCAAGCGCGGCGTGTAAGCCTGACGCAGCTTATATATTTGGCAGCTTCGGCTGTAATGAAGCCACAGGACAAGCTGAATCACAGCATATATCCGCTGCTGTTCCTGACCCAGGCGCTGATGGAGAGCAAGGCAGCGGCTGCCATCCGGCTGCTGTATGCCTTCAGGGACATCGGGGATGCAGGCAGTCTGCTGGATGCCTCAATGGGCGGATTCATCAAGACGCTGCACCTGGAGAGCCCGAATTACAGCTTCAAGACCGTCTCCCTGGCGTCTTCGCTGCCACAGGAGGAGACTCATTCCATCCTTGAACAAGAGCTGCTGCTGGACCCTGGTGAGCAGGAGGTGCGATATACCCGCGCGGGCCGGTTCGTCAAGCGGCTCGTTCAAGCCGGAAGCGTAGTGAAGCCCGGCAATCCGGTAACCGTCAGAGCAAACGGTGTGTACATCATCACAGGGGGGCTTGGCGGGCTGGGACGTGTGTTCGCCGCTTATTTGGCGGAAACGGCGCAGGCGCAGCTTATCCTGACCGGCCGTTCCCCGCTGGACCAGGAGAAGGCGGCGAAGCTCGCGGCACTCCGGGCGCACGGAGGTTCTGCGGAATACCTCGTATCGGATGCCGCTGAAGAGCAGGAGGCACGGGAGCTTATCGGCTATGTGAAGCAGAAATACGGCCGGATTGACGGCATCCTGCACTGTGCGGGGATTCACCGGGACGCTTTCATTCTGAACAAAGACCAGGCTGAATTTGATCAGGTCATCTCTTCCAAGATCATCAGCACACTGAATCTGGATCAGGCTGCGCAGGAGGAGAAGCTCGATTTCATCCTGCTGTTCTCTTCCCTTACCGGAGAGACGGGCAACCCCGGGCAGGCGGATTACGCCTATGCGAACAGCTTCATGAACGAATTCGCGCTCTACCGCGAACGGCTGGCCGCAGCAGGCGCCCGCTCCGGGCGCACCTTCTCCGTGGCCTGGCCGCTGTGGGAAGCGGACGGCATGCAGCTGACCGCAGAGCAGCGGAGAATTCTGGAGCTGCAGACGGGGCTGACACCGCTCCCTGTGCAGCAGGGTATTGCAGCTTTTGAATTCTTGCTCCGGCAAGGCAATATCAATCCGCTGATCGTCGGATACGGGCAGCCAGAGCGTGTAAGCAGGCTGCTGGACCGGATTAACCGCGCCGATCAGGCGGAGGCGAAGGCCTCACCGGAGGAGCTTGAAGACGACAGCCTCTCTGGCACTGACTTGCTGGAACCGACGCTGCACTACCTGACAGAGCTGTTCAGCGGACTGCTTAAGCTTCAGCCGGGAGAAATCGACATCACCGCCGAATTTGAGGAATACGGCATTGAGTCGGTGATGGTCGGCTACTTCAACGGCAAGCTGGAAGAGGATCTCGGTGAGATTTCCAAAACCCTGCTGTTCGAATACCAGACCCTTGAGAGCCTCGCGGCACATATGGTCAGCCGCTACAGCAGTCCTTTGAACAAGCTGTTCCGCTCTCACGGGACAGGCACGAAGCTCCAGGCACCGGTGGGGGAACAGCCGGAATATAAGCTGCTGTCTCCTCTGTTGCCGAATGGGGCTGGTTCTCCTTCAACCGCCGATTTTGCAGGCCAGCCGGTAACCTCTGCTACCCGGCCGCTGGTATGGAAAGAGCTTACCTCCTTCGCGGGACAAAGCGGGTATAGAGGCGCGGCTCATGCGGCAGCGGGCAGCAGCGAAGAGATCGCGATTATCGGTCTAAGCGGGAAATATCCGCTGGCCGGAGATATTTACGAATTCTGGGACAATATCGCAGGCGGAAGAGACTGCATCAGCGAGATTCCCGCAGACCGCTGGGATTATAAGAAATATCAGGGCGGAAGCTTCGAGAAGGTGCAGGAAGGCAAGATGTACAGCAAATGGGGCGGCTTCCTCGATGATGTGGACAAGTTCGATCCTGCATTCTTCAATATTGCACCGCGGGAAGCGGTGATTATGGACCCGCAGGAACGGATGTTTGCCGAAACGGTATGGTCGGCGCTTGAGGATGCGGGCTACACCAAGAAGAAGCTGCAGCGGGAAGGCGAGGAGCATGGCGCGAATGTCGGCGTTTTTGCCGGAGCGACCACCTATTCATACCAGCTGTGGGGACCGGAGGAATGGGAACGGGGCAATCTTTCGGCCATGCCGAACGTATCGCCCTGGTCCATCGCCAACCGGATTTCCTATATGTTCAACTTCAGCGGTCCCAGTCTGGCGATAGACACGGCCTGCTCATCGTCGCTTGCGGCGATTCATGCGGCGTGTGAGAGCCTGAAGAACAAGGAGTGCCGCCTCGCGGTAGCGGGCGGAGTGAACTTATATCTGCATCCTTATAAATATGTGCTGATGTGCCAGACCAAAATGCTGTCTCCGACGGGGAAATGCCACAGCTTCGGAGATGACGCCGACGGTTTTGTTCCCGGCGAGGGAGTAGGCGCGGTTCTTTTAAAGCCACTGAGCGAAGCCATTAAGGATAAAGATCATATCTATGGCGTGATTAAGGCGACGGGAATCAACCATGGCGGCAAGGTCAGCGGTTATACCGTTCCGAATCCGAATGCCCAGGTCAGCCTGATCTCCAAGGCGCTGAAGCAGGCGGGCGTGGATGCCGGCAGCCTCTCTTATGTCGAGGCGCACGGCACAGGAACCAAGCTGGGAGATCCCATTGAGATCAATGCGCTCAATCAGGTATTTGCTGAAGCGAATCCGCCCAAGCAGTCCTGTGCCATCGGTTCGGTCAAATCCAATATCGGCCATTTGGAAGCGGCAGCTGGCATTGCCTCCATTACGAAGGTGCTTCTGCAGATGAAACACCGGCAGCTTGCCCCTTCCATCCATGCGGAGCAGACCAATGCCAATATTGATTTTGCCAATTCTTACTTCCGTGTACAGCATGAGCCGGCGCCTTGGACGGCTGCTGGAACGGACGGTTCAGCAGTAAGGCGGGCCGGGATCAGCTCCTTCGGTGCCGGTGGAACCAATGCCTATGTGCTTATCGAGGAATACAGCGCTGACGTTCAGGCGGGAGTAACCGCGGCGCAGTCTGGTTCCGGCAGCGGCGCACAGGTCATCGTGCTGTCATCCAAGACACCGTATTCCCTGAAGCAAATGGCCGTGAAGCTGCGCTCGTTCCTGGACCGTAGCCCGGATACCGCGCTTGCGGATGCCGCCTACACCTTACAGACCGGACGGGAAGAAATGGCCTGCCGCCTGGCCTTTGCCTGTGCCAGCATCGCGGAATTACAGGCCAAGCTGGACAGCTATCTGGCCGGTGAGCATCCGGAAGACATCTATTCCGGCAAGGTGTCTAAGCGGACGAAAGGGACAGTGCTCACGGCCGGAGATGCCGCAGAAGTGGCGGCTGAATGGGTACAGGGGGCAGAGGTCGATTGGACGCAGCTGCATTCGGGTCAGGAGGTGCGGATTATACCGCTGCCGACCTATGCTTTTGAAAGAGAGCGTTACTGGATTTCCCGGACCGAATCGCCGCTTCCCGCACAGGGCGGGGAAGGACGCAAGCTGCATCCGCTGGTGGACCGCAATCTGTCCAGCTTCAGCAAGCAGCGGTACGAGACTGTCCTTAAGTCTGATATGAACAGCGTATTGGTGAACACCGCCTTTATCGAGCTGTTCCGCATCACCGCAGAGCTGTCACTGGAGTCGCCCTGCCATGTGATCGAAGATGTGATATGGGGAGTGCAGCCGCAGCCTGGGGCAGCGGACAGCCTAGTGACTTCGCTGTATGAAGCTGGAGCGCACATTGAATGCGAGACAGGCTATGACAACGAACAAGGCGAGTATGTCATTTGTGCCCAGGGTAAAGTCGCAGCGGCCTCTTCCGGGCATGAAGCAGCAGCAGTTCCGTTCCGTATGGCTGAACTGGGTGCGCCCGTTGCCTGGCCGGAACATCATGCCGCCGCTTTTCAGCATATCGGGGCTGTTCACGAGCTGCGGACCGGCGCGCATCAGGCGGCAATCCGCGTTCGCCTTAAGGAAACTCCGGACTCCGAGCGGAATCAGGCGCTGCTTCACTATTCGGCTGTTGATGAACTGCTGGCATGCCTGCTGCGGCTGGCCGTACAGGCTGACCGGGTGGAATACCGCAAGCTGCTGAGATGTACGGTGCTTGGTCCGCTGACCCGGGATGTCCAGGTACACGCCAAGTGGCGGACGATGAGTGACGGGCTGACGGCGGTTGACCTCTCTATCGTTGATCCGCAGCAGCGGGTCCTTGTGACCATGGAAGAATTGACCCTGAAGCTCACAGGAGTATCGGGAATAAATGTTGTACGTCCGGCAATATCCGCATCCGTCTGA